A part of Myxococcus landrumus genomic DNA contains:
- a CDS encoding suppressor of fused domain protein: protein MKAPETDEDFIQWYEDCWADRDEVEYPKMFGAIDEGVFTLDQTDAIQAWMESDIAQVEGDPDPNWGPMGVRVAPPSTDYPYWTYVTSGLSNPFTIAPGEEFPDEAPSGIGYEMVIHTPEQAKWPVFRLLDMMAYNLVCMRAFAMGHRYPVEGTLDGGDSKLSGFVFVRDPSRPDHFALPSGKVQLLTLVGVTKNEMAFARSNGMDKLLEKLVAAGSGYITHPDREEVKL from the coding sequence ATGAAAGCCCCGGAGACGGACGAAGACTTCATCCAGTGGTACGAGGACTGCTGGGCGGACCGCGATGAAGTCGAGTACCCCAAGATGTTTGGCGCCATCGACGAAGGCGTCTTCACGCTCGACCAGACCGACGCGATTCAAGCGTGGATGGAGAGTGACATCGCTCAAGTAGAAGGCGACCCGGACCCCAACTGGGGACCCATGGGCGTGCGCGTGGCCCCGCCGAGCACGGACTACCCCTACTGGACCTACGTCACCAGTGGACTGTCCAACCCCTTCACCATCGCGCCCGGAGAGGAGTTCCCCGACGAGGCCCCCAGCGGCATCGGCTACGAGATGGTCATCCACACACCGGAGCAGGCCAAGTGGCCCGTCTTCCGGCTGCTGGACATGATGGCCTACAACCTCGTGTGCATGCGGGCCTTCGCCATGGGCCACCGCTACCCCGTGGAGGGCACCCTCGACGGCGGAGACTCCAAGCTCAGCGGCTTCGTCTTCGTCCGAGACCCCTCCCGCCCTGACCACTTCGCCCTGCCCAGCGGCAAGGTGCAGCTGCTCACCCTGGTCGGTGTCACCAAGAACGAGATGGCCTTCGCCCGCTCCAACGGCATGGACAAGCTGCTGGAGAAGCTGGTCGCCGCGGGCTCTGGCTACATCACCCACCCGGACCGCGAGGAAGTGAAGCTGTAA